The proteins below are encoded in one region of Tessaracoccus aquimaris:
- a CDS encoding ferrochelatase: MSIAPYTAVLFASYGGPDKPADVLPFMRNATAGKNIPDERLVQVSGHYELFGGRSPINELNAALMDAVRAELASRGVEVPVVIGNRNWHPLFAETVDGLVSDGHERVLGLATSAYQSYSSCRQYCEDLVRATDGRPLRVDKVDPFWDAPEFAEANARALVAAVGTLRETVGDAPIRVLFVTHSIPIAMNEASSTGEPAARYDAQHLQVAEAVAALASRELGEELGWDLTYCSRSGAPHVPWLEPDVNERLAGVQGEGVAGVVAAPIGFISDHMEVAYDLDTEASATAADLGLPYVRAATVGPDSGFASLLVDRLLERAAVARGERPDDTICRFSTGACCLSRPEGATR, encoded by the coding sequence GTGAGCATCGCGCCGTACACGGCGGTCCTGTTCGCCTCCTACGGCGGCCCGGACAAACCCGCGGACGTGCTGCCGTTCATGCGCAACGCGACGGCGGGCAAGAACATTCCGGACGAGCGGCTGGTGCAGGTCTCCGGGCATTACGAACTGTTCGGCGGCCGCTCCCCTATCAACGAGCTGAACGCGGCGCTCATGGACGCGGTCCGCGCCGAACTGGCCTCCCGCGGCGTCGAGGTGCCGGTCGTGATCGGCAACCGCAACTGGCACCCGCTGTTCGCCGAGACCGTCGACGGGCTGGTCTCCGACGGGCACGAGCGGGTGCTGGGGTTGGCGACGTCGGCCTACCAGTCCTACTCGAGCTGCCGCCAGTACTGCGAGGACCTGGTCCGCGCCACCGACGGCCGCCCGCTGCGCGTCGACAAGGTCGACCCGTTCTGGGACGCGCCCGAGTTCGCAGAGGCCAACGCCCGCGCCCTCGTGGCCGCCGTCGGCACCCTGCGCGAGACGGTCGGAGACGCGCCGATCCGAGTGCTGTTCGTCACCCACTCCATCCCGATCGCCATGAACGAGGCGTCCTCCACCGGAGAGCCCGCCGCGCGCTACGACGCGCAGCACCTTCAGGTCGCCGAGGCCGTCGCGGCGCTCGCCTCCCGCGAGCTTGGCGAGGAGCTCGGCTGGGACTTGACCTACTGCTCCCGTTCGGGCGCGCCGCACGTCCCTTGGCTCGAGCCCGACGTCAACGAGCGGCTCGCCGGGGTGCAGGGCGAGGGCGTCGCCGGGGTCGTCGCGGCCCCCATCGGCTTCATCTCGGACCACATGGAGGTCGCATACGATCTCGACACCGAGGCGAGCGCGACCGCCGCGGACCTCGGCCTGCCCTACGTCCGTGCCGCCACGGTCGGCCCCGACTCGGGCTTCGCCTCGCTGCTGGTCGACCGGCTGCTCGAGCGCGCCGCCGTCGCGCGCGGTGAGCGGCCAGACGACACCATCTGCCGGTTCTCCACCGGTGCCTGCTGCCTGTCCCGACCCGAAGGAGCCACCCGATGA
- a CDS encoding glutamyl-tRNA reductase has translation MNSTTVTMRIFSIQHDRQGLAEVERISASLDGAADRLRTFDGVTGALVLSTCNRVEVLLDTEPDLPNSGLRAALNEGFDMAPAWDLFLGEAALGHVFRVAAGLDSMVVGEREIAGQLRRALSEAQAAGHTSLPLTIAVDEALKTSRRVARETSLEGAGRTVVAAGLDLIALPDWERATVLVVGTGSYAGAVVAALRHRGVADIAVHSSSGRGADFAASHDIGHVASLPEAVAQADLVVTCRGLGTPVIGPEDVTGPAAFLDLSLKRDVDPAVALLPGAAVVDLAAIQDSLGSGIAEDTRRAQAIVNEGIADALTKLRARVVDPAVVGLREAMMGLVEDEVARLPQRSLTHDDAALALRRLATRLLHIPSTRAKLAAERGRTDEYLHAMAELYGIGDEPIDATELEEQSCPVTNLKVCDLETIPSTQQAM, from the coding sequence TTGAATAGCACCACTGTGACGATGCGCATCTTCTCCATTCAGCACGACCGCCAGGGCCTCGCCGAGGTGGAGCGCATCAGTGCGTCGCTCGACGGGGCGGCCGACCGGCTGCGCACCTTCGACGGCGTCACCGGCGCTCTGGTGCTCAGCACCTGCAACAGGGTGGAGGTGCTGCTCGACACCGAGCCCGACCTCCCCAACTCCGGCCTGCGCGCTGCGCTCAACGAGGGCTTCGACATGGCGCCCGCCTGGGACCTCTTCCTTGGAGAGGCGGCCCTCGGGCACGTCTTCCGGGTCGCCGCCGGGCTGGACTCGATGGTCGTCGGTGAGCGTGAGATCGCCGGCCAGTTGCGTCGCGCGCTCTCGGAGGCGCAGGCCGCCGGGCACACCTCGCTTCCCCTCACGATCGCCGTCGACGAGGCCCTCAAGACCTCGCGGCGGGTCGCCAGGGAGACGAGCCTCGAGGGCGCCGGACGCACGGTTGTGGCCGCCGGGCTCGACCTGATCGCGCTGCCCGACTGGGAGCGCGCCACCGTGCTGGTGGTCGGCACCGGGTCATATGCAGGGGCGGTCGTCGCTGCGCTCAGGCACCGCGGGGTCGCCGACATCGCCGTGCACTCCTCGAGCGGCCGCGGCGCCGACTTCGCGGCGAGCCACGACATCGGGCACGTCGCCTCGCTCCCGGAAGCGGTCGCACAGGCCGACCTCGTCGTCACCTGCCGAGGACTCGGCACCCCCGTCATCGGGCCAGAAGACGTCACGGGCCCCGCCGCCTTCCTCGACCTTTCCCTCAAGCGCGACGTCGACCCGGCCGTCGCGCTGCTCCCGGGGGCCGCGGTCGTCGACCTGGCCGCCATCCAGGACTCGCTCGGATCGGGCATCGCGGAGGACACCCGCAGGGCGCAGGCCATCGTCAACGAGGGCATCGCGGACGCGTTGACGAAGCTTCGGGCCAGGGTGGTCGACCCGGCCGTCGTCGGCCTGCGCGAGGCCATGATGGGCCTCGTCGAGGACGAGGTCGCCCGGCTCCCCCAGCGCAGCCTCACCCACGACGACGCCGCCCTCGCGCTGCGCAGGCTCGCTACACGGCTGCTGCACATCCCGTCGACCCGCGCCAAGCTCGCGGCTGAGCGGGGCCGCACCGACGAGTACCTGCACGCCATGGCCGAGCTCTACGGCATCGGCGACGAACCCATCGACGCGACCGAACTGGAGGAGCAGTCATGCCCCGTGACCAATTTGAAGGTGTGCGACCTGGAGACGATCCCGTCGACGCAGCAGGCGATGTGA